The following coding sequences lie in one Rutidosis leptorrhynchoides isolate AG116_Rl617_1_P2 chromosome 4, CSIRO_AGI_Rlap_v1, whole genome shotgun sequence genomic window:
- the LOC139844362 gene encoding 18.1 kDa class I heat shock protein-like: MSKSHMITTLFILTTITTLIVVNLPTKTEALIPYNRPLWDTIVPFEDPFRILEHNPLDHLTKNMDTINLARADWKETSTHHVITLDVPGIKREEIKIEVEDNRVLKVSGERKEVAEGEGDKWHRAERTSGKFWRQFRLPGSADMDKISAHLEDGVLKVMVPKVAQEKRQPKVIDIMGKDGVGEDVKTTKSSAAA, from the coding sequence ATGTCAAAATCACATATGATCACAACCCTTTTCATCCTAACTACAATTACAACCTTGATAGTTGTGAATTTACCAACCAAAACTGAAGCTTTAATACCATATAACAGACCCTTGTGGGACACCATAGTCCCATTCGAGGATCCATTCAGGATCCTCGAACACAATCCACTTGATCATTTAACGAAAAACATGGACACAATAAACCTAGCACGTGCAGATTGGAAGGAAACATCCACACATCACGTGATCACCCTAGATGTACCCGGGATAAAAAGAGAGGAAATCAAGATTGAAGTGGAAGATAATAGGGTGTTGAAAGTAAGTGGAGAAAGGAAGGAGGTGGCAGAAGGTGAAGGTGACAAATGGCATAGAGCTGAGAGGACAAGTGGCAAGTTTTGGAGGCAGTTTAGGTTACCAGGAAGTGCTGACATGGACAAAATAAGTGCTCATCTTGAAGATGGTGTGTTGAAGGTAATGGTGCCTAAAGTGGCTCAAGAAAAGAGGCAACCAAAGGTTATTGATATCATGGGGAAAGATGGTGTTGGTGAAGATGTTAAAACAACTAAATCTAGTGCTGCTGCTTGA